A genomic segment from Brevundimonas mediterranea encodes:
- a CDS encoding acetyl-CoA C-acyltransferase, with amino-acid sequence MSADPVVIVSYARTPMGGFQGALSDAKSTDLGATAVKAALERAGLDPNKVEQIIMGCVLPAGLGQAPARQAGMGAGLPISTEATTINKMCGSGMQAAMMAHDALLAGSAEVIVAGGMESMTNAPYLMQKHRGGARIGHDVISDSMYLDGLEDAYEPGKLMGQFAEDTAKAYQFTREQQDAYATESAGRAKRAQDSGAFDAEITPVEVKTRKGVVVVDRDEQPTKSDPSKIPNLKPAFGKDGTITAASAASISDGAAALVMMRQSTAQALGLTPVARVVAQAAHAHEPSLFTTAPVFALKKALARAGWTADDVDLWEVNEAFAIVPMIAMQELGVPHDKINVNGGACALGHPLGASGARVLTTLLSALKARGKTRGMAALCIGGGEATAMGVELI; translated from the coding sequence ATGTCCGCCGATCCCGTCGTCATCGTCTCCTACGCCCGCACGCCGATGGGCGGTTTCCAGGGCGCGCTGTCCGACGCCAAGTCCACCGACCTGGGCGCGACGGCGGTGAAGGCGGCGCTCGAGCGAGCCGGCCTGGACCCCAACAAGGTCGAACAGATCATCATGGGCTGCGTCCTGCCCGCCGGCCTGGGCCAGGCGCCGGCGCGTCAGGCCGGGATGGGCGCGGGCCTGCCGATCTCGACCGAGGCGACCACGATCAACAAGATGTGCGGCTCGGGCATGCAGGCCGCGATGATGGCGCATGACGCCCTGCTGGCCGGTTCGGCCGAGGTGATCGTGGCGGGCGGCATGGAGTCCATGACCAATGCGCCCTATCTGATGCAGAAGCACCGGGGCGGCGCCCGGATCGGCCACGACGTCATCTCCGACAGCATGTATCTGGACGGTCTGGAAGACGCCTATGAGCCCGGCAAATTGATGGGGCAGTTCGCCGAGGACACGGCCAAGGCCTATCAGTTCACCCGCGAGCAGCAGGACGCCTATGCGACCGAAAGCGCCGGTCGCGCCAAACGCGCCCAGGACAGCGGCGCCTTCGACGCCGAGATCACGCCGGTCGAGGTCAAGACCCGCAAGGGCGTGGTTGTGGTCGATCGCGACGAACAGCCGACCAAGTCCGACCCGTCCAAGATCCCCAATCTGAAGCCCGCCTTCGGCAAGGACGGCACCATCACCGCCGCCTCGGCCGCCTCGATCTCGGACGGCGCCGCCGCCTTGGTCATGATGCGCCAATCGACGGCCCAGGCCCTGGGCCTGACCCCGGTCGCCCGCGTCGTCGCCCAGGCCGCCCACGCCCATGAGCCCAGCCTGTTCACCACCGCGCCGGTCTTCGCCCTGAAGAAGGCCCTGGCCAGGGCGGGCTGGACCGCCGACGACGTCGATCTGTGGGAGGTCAACGAGGCCTTCGCCATCGTGCCGATGATCGCCATGCAGGAGCTGGGCGTCCCCCATGACAAGATCAACGTCAACGGCGGCGCCTGCGCCCTGGGACACCCGCTGGGCGCCTCGGGCGCGCGTGTGCTGACCACCCTGCTGTCCGCGCTCAAGGCGCGCGGCAAGACCAGGGGCATGGCCGCCCTGTGCATCGGCGGTGGCGAGGCCACCGCCATGGGCGTCGAACTGATCTGA